The Pseudomonas sp. B21-023 genomic interval GCCGTCAACCCCGGCACGCCGTACACGACGGTTTCCACGCCATGGCGTTGCATCGCCCGCTCCAGCAGCAGGTCGAAATCACCGTCGCCGGAGGCCAGCACTACCTGGTCAACTCGTGCCGCCGCCTCGATCACATCGAGGGTGATGCCCACGTCCCAGTCACCCTTGGCCGAACCGTCGGCACGTTGGATGAACGGCTTTAGGCGCACCTCGAAACCGAGGTTGCGCAGGATCTGCTGGAACTGTTGCTGCTTG includes:
- a CDS encoding NYN domain-containing protein, encoding MKKIALFADVQNLYYTVRQGHGCHFNYAALWAEVSREGQIVEAVAYAIDRGDSKQQQFQQILRNLGFEVRLKPFIQRADGSAKGDWDVGITLDVIEAAARVDQVVLASGDGDFDLLLERAMQRHGVETVVYGVPGLTALSVIRAASRYVPIEGRLLLRH